Proteins encoded by one window of Bacillus sp. DTU_2020_1000418_1_SI_GHA_SEK_038:
- a CDS encoding TIR domain-containing protein produces MARKTFFSFHFERDSWRAGQVRNSGQFKGDKAGFIDKADWEEVKRKGDQAIKNWIDKQLEGTSTTVVLIGSETSERKYVGYEIEQSAKRGNGLLGVYIHRVKDANGSTDTKGKNPFDNWYYERDGKKVYFSEIYPTYDWVSDNGRDNLGKWIEAAAKKAGK; encoded by the coding sequence ATGGCTAGAAAAACATTTTTCAGTTTTCATTTTGAAAGGGATTCTTGGAGAGCAGGTCAAGTAAGAAATAGTGGGCAATTTAAAGGAGATAAAGCAGGATTTATTGATAAAGCAGATTGGGAAGAGGTTAAAAGAAAAGGTGATCAGGCAATTAAAAATTGGATTGATAAACAATTAGAAGGTACTAGTACAACTGTTGTACTTATAGGGAGTGAAACATCTGAAAGAAAGTATGTAGGTTATGAGATTGAACAAAGTGCAAAAAGAGGTAATGGACTATTAGGTGTTTATATACATCGTGTTAAAGATGCTAATGGCAGTACGGACACGAAGGGGAAGAACCCTTTTGATAATTGGTATTATGAACGGGATGGAAAAAAAGTTTATTTCTCAGAAATTTATCCTACATATGATTGGGTAAGTGATAATGGACGAGATAATCTAGGTAAATGGATTGAAGCAGCCGCCAAAAAGGCTGGTAAATAA
- the dcm gene encoding DNA (cytosine-5-)-methyltransferase: MLYKFIDLFAGIGGIRLAFEEYGECVFSCEWDMKAQETYEANFGHKPVGDIRSVDEKEVPDHDILLAGFPCQPFSIAGVSKKKSLGREHGFLDETQGTLFFDIARIIKEKQPQAFLLENVKNLRSHDKGKTFKVIKKVLEEELGYTVYDEVLNAKGLVPQNRERIYIVGFKKRLKFDFPKIPKEGPALRTILDDNVDDKYTLSDKLWEYLQAYKEKHAKKGNGFGYGLADLDSYSRTLSARYYKDGSEILIPQGEGKNPRKLTPTECARLQGFPETFKIVVSNTAAYKQFGNSVAVPVVRLIAEKMVQAIERDEILPVEEGQLEYATVGKVN, encoded by the coding sequence ATGTTATATAAATTTATTGACTTGTTCGCAGGAATTGGTGGTATTCGTCTGGCGTTTGAAGAATATGGAGAATGTGTATTCTCTTGTGAATGGGATATGAAGGCTCAAGAAACATATGAAGCAAACTTCGGACATAAACCAGTAGGTGATATTCGATCAGTAGATGAAAAAGAAGTCCCAGATCATGATATATTGCTTGCAGGATTCCCATGTCAACCGTTCAGTATTGCTGGTGTTTCTAAGAAAAAATCATTAGGTAGAGAACATGGATTCCTTGATGAAACACAAGGGACTTTATTTTTTGATATAGCACGAATTATTAAGGAAAAGCAACCACAGGCATTTCTTCTTGAAAATGTTAAGAACTTAAGAAGTCACGATAAAGGTAAAACATTTAAGGTAATAAAAAAAGTATTAGAAGAAGAGTTAGGCTATACAGTTTACGATGAAGTTCTAAACGCTAAGGGTCTTGTTCCTCAAAACAGGGAACGGATCTATATTGTAGGATTTAAGAAAAGATTGAAATTTGATTTTCCCAAAATTCCTAAAGAGGGTCCAGCATTAAGAACTATCCTAGACGATAATGTTGATGATAAATATACATTATCTGATAAACTCTGGGAGTACCTACAAGCCTACAAAGAGAAACACGCTAAAAAAGGTAATGGTTTTGGTTATGGGCTTGCAGACTTAGATTCATATTCAAGAACTCTTAGTGCTAGATATTACAAAGATGGAAGTGAGATTCTAATTCCTCAAGGTGAAGGAAAGAATCCTCGTAAATTAACTCCAACTGAATGTGCCCGCTTGCAGGGTTTTCCAGAAACGTTTAAGATTGTAGTATCGAATACTGCTGCCTATAAACAGTTTGGAAATTCTGTAGCAGTTCCCGTTGTTCGTTTAATTGCTGAAAAAATGGTACAGGCAATAGAACGGGACGAAATACTACCAGTGGAAGAGGGTCAATTGGAGTATGCAACAGTCGGAAAAGTTAACTAG
- a CDS encoding type II restriction endonuclease, whose translation MQQSEKLTSLLEAARKIGRFYCKYVTANDVGLTNAHQEGLHIAKPAWNIFFETQGVKGENKDKYVKIHIDGFYPFESRVIYYGRGTRNEYRITRFWTNSPWDKDQQVGNLIVFLPISEEDFKVYILDTEEEIEDFTDHFSLNLMGNNAIYDGGRVSDIDLSRRLEEEIEYAVSQFDDFPATADMADITRQIHHEVYKRKPFTPDLIILEWVKTEYSTFKALERHLYQEYLTEPFGEVEFLVEVANTILNRRKSRAGKSLEHHVDYLFSSFNLPFSHPGRSEGNKKPDFLLPSNAAYADMSYPASDLIFLGSKTTCKDRWRQILNEANRIERKHLLTLQQGISPNQLNEMEDEKVTLVVPKPYHTLYPEQYRDRLWTVEKFIQFAEEKYKS comes from the coding sequence ATGCAACAGTCGGAAAAGTTAACTAGTTTGTTGGAGGCGGCCAGAAAGATTGGCCGCTTTTATTGTAAGTATGTTACTGCTAACGATGTTGGTCTTACCAATGCACATCAAGAAGGATTACATATTGCAAAACCTGCTTGGAATATCTTTTTTGAAACGCAAGGAGTAAAAGGGGAAAACAAGGATAAATATGTAAAAATACATATAGATGGATTTTATCCTTTTGAGAGCCGTGTTATTTACTATGGTAGAGGGACAAGGAATGAATACCGAATAACTCGTTTTTGGACAAATTCACCATGGGACAAAGACCAACAAGTAGGAAACCTTATTGTATTTCTACCAATAAGTGAAGAGGATTTCAAGGTTTACATACTAGATACAGAAGAAGAGATTGAAGACTTTACTGATCACTTTTCATTAAACTTAATGGGCAACAATGCTATCTATGACGGTGGTAGAGTTTCAGATATTGACCTGTCTAGGAGGTTGGAAGAGGAAATAGAATATGCAGTATCACAGTTTGATGATTTCCCTGCAACTGCTGACATGGCCGATATTACAAGACAGATACACCATGAGGTTTATAAACGGAAACCATTTACTCCTGATCTGATTATACTTGAATGGGTGAAAACAGAATACAGCACATTCAAGGCACTTGAAAGGCATCTATATCAAGAGTATTTAACGGAGCCATTCGGGGAAGTAGAGTTTTTAGTTGAAGTTGCTAATACTATTCTAAACCGTAGAAAGAGTAGAGCAGGAAAGAGTTTGGAACACCATGTAGATTACTTATTTTCTTCTTTTAATCTACCATTCTCTCATCCCGGTAGATCTGAAGGAAACAAGAAACCAGATTTCTTACTTCCCTCTAATGCTGCCTATGCAGATATGTCTTATCCAGCAAGTGATTTAATCTTCTTAGGTTCTAAAACTACTTGTAAGGATAGATGGAGGCAGATTCTAAACGAAGCGAATAGGATAGAACGTAAGCATTTATTAACCCTTCAACAAGGAATATCCCCAAACCAATTAAATGAAATGGAAGATGAAAAGGTCACCTTAGTTGTTCCTAAACCGTATCATACTCTTTATCCAGAACAATACCGTGATCGCTTATGGACGGTTGAAAAGTTTATACAGTTTGCAGAGGAGAAGTACAAATCTTGA
- a CDS encoding SIR2 family protein, with amino-acid sequence MELSREINNFIDEYVIALKEGNAAVFAGAGLSIPSGVVNWKELLRRPASRLGLDVEKESDLVSLAQYIYNDSKTKTPLTELINNHFSQTGRINRNHEIIAELPIRTFWTTNYDKLIEQALIQAGKKPDVKKRVNDLAVIKSKRDAVVYKMHGDVEVADEAILIKNDYELYEKNNQMFTIALKGDLVSKTFLFIGFSFEDPNLEHILSRIKILLDDHTRTHYYFIKEVLEEDYPDNQKGKEQFQYDKIKQDLKCVDLERYSIKPLMVKRYEDITTILEVITERFNRNNVLISGSADEFSDYTVSGIRAQDFIHKLSKTLNQKEFKVATGFGLGVGSAVINGVLEGMEELGTRNINEHLIMRPFPQYATNGKDISQLWEKYRQQLLSECGIAIFMFGNKIIKKQDTEEETEVVEANGVIREFDIAVDKNVKVIPIGVTGYASRKLWEQVINDFDRYYPDYPYLKDKFIKLGEDGIDFNQLINIVTDIVIEFRGGE; translated from the coding sequence TTGGAACTAAGTAGGGAAATCAATAATTTTATAGATGAATATGTTATTGCATTAAAAGAAGGAAATGCTGCAGTTTTTGCAGGTGCAGGTTTATCTATACCTTCTGGAGTTGTTAATTGGAAGGAACTATTAAGGCGTCCTGCGTCAAGACTAGGACTAGATGTGGAAAAAGAAAGTGACTTAGTATCATTGGCACAATATATCTATAATGATTCCAAAACCAAAACACCTTTAACGGAATTAATAAATAATCACTTTAGTCAAACAGGAAGAATAAACCGCAATCATGAAATCATTGCAGAATTGCCTATACGAACATTTTGGACAACTAATTACGATAAACTAATTGAACAAGCCTTAATCCAAGCAGGAAAGAAACCTGATGTAAAAAAACGAGTTAATGATTTGGCTGTGATTAAAAGTAAAAGAGATGCTGTTGTATACAAAATGCATGGTGATGTGGAAGTAGCAGATGAGGCAATTTTGATTAAAAATGACTATGAGTTATATGAGAAAAATAACCAAATGTTCACAATTGCTTTAAAGGGTGATCTAGTTTCTAAGACCTTTTTGTTTATAGGCTTTAGTTTTGAAGACCCGAACCTAGAACATATCTTAAGCCGAATTAAAATATTATTAGATGACCATACTCGAACCCATTATTATTTTATAAAAGAGGTGCTTGAAGAGGATTACCCAGATAATCAGAAGGGGAAAGAGCAGTTTCAATACGATAAAATTAAACAAGATTTAAAATGTGTTGATTTAGAACGATATTCCATTAAACCCCTTATGGTAAAGAGGTATGAGGACATTACTACAATATTGGAGGTTATCACTGAAAGATTTAATAGAAATAATGTACTCATATCTGGAAGTGCAGATGAATTTAGTGACTATACAGTTTCAGGAATAAGAGCACAAGATTTTATTCATAAACTAAGTAAAACTTTGAACCAAAAAGAATTTAAAGTTGCCACTGGATTTGGTTTGGGTGTGGGGAGCGCCGTAATAAATGGTGTATTAGAAGGAATGGAGGAATTAGGAACACGAAATATTAATGAACACTTAATAATGAGACCGTTCCCTCAATATGCAACAAACGGTAAGGATATAAGCCAATTATGGGAGAAATACCGACAACAACTCCTAAGTGAATGTGGGATAGCCATATTTATGTTTGGAAACAAAATTATTAAAAAGCAAGACACAGAAGAAGAGACTGAAGTTGTAGAAGCAAATGGTGTTATTAGAGAATTTGATATTGCGGTAGATAAAAATGTAAAGGTGATACCAATAGGCGTTACTGGATATGCAAGTCGAAAGTTATGGGAACAGGTAATAAACGATTTTGATAGATATTACCCTGATTATCCATATTTAAAAGATAAGTTTATTAAACTAGGTGAAGACGGTATTGATTTTAATCAACTAATTAATATAGTAACAGATATAGTTATTGAATTTAGAGGAGGAGAATAA
- a CDS encoding zinc-ribbon domain-containing protein: protein MKSLGEYFPSLISEWHPTKNGEKSPFDVSYGSDYEAYWKCTICKFDWKVRVANRTLHKTGCPNCNKRWNHSFPELALLYYIKQIFSGAILDFEIEHDRFKGVDIFIPSIHTVIEYDGYFYHRKQLDRDREKTRLLLEQGYYVIRIREGKLQDLGIIHSKLQVYLYHRNGEPSVNKCIKDVLLLLCNIHNIDKSAQQLIFKFKEEVNIIKDTIPILGQLLPVVQENNLLEMYPELEKEWHFEKNQPFLPQHFKAKSNYSVWWKCDKGHEYDTKIISRTKGHGCRFCEGLEVTQDNSLLKLYPSIAKEWHYQKNGIITPDKIHGRSNKKVYWICPNCNSSYDKIVNERTGGRENCPYCAGKRVNNTNSLATMRPDLAKEWHQTKNDKKPDEVSTGSHYYATWKCDRGHTYQAYVYERSGGRGCGICYEEIGRFKPHKVSIEKSIITKKPYLLAQWDFEKNTVIPEEVGAYARQLIWWRCSNGCSWQQEPNSRNSSRCKICRVKD from the coding sequence TTGAAATCATTAGGTGAGTATTTTCCATCATTAATAAGTGAATGGCACCCCACTAAAAATGGAGAAAAATCTCCTTTTGACGTTTCATATGGGTCTGACTATGAGGCATATTGGAAGTGTACTATTTGTAAATTTGATTGGAAAGTACGAGTGGCTAACAGAACCCTTCATAAAACAGGATGTCCTAATTGTAATAAAAGATGGAACCATTCGTTTCCAGAACTCGCGCTTCTTTATTACATAAAACAAATATTTTCCGGTGCAATACTAGATTTTGAAATCGAACATGATCGTTTTAAGGGAGTAGATATTTTCATTCCATCTATCCATACCGTAATTGAATATGATGGTTACTTTTATCATAGAAAACAGTTGGATAGGGATCGTGAAAAGACGAGACTCCTCTTAGAACAAGGATATTATGTCATTCGAATTAGAGAAGGTAAATTGCAGGATTTAGGGATTATTCATTCAAAACTGCAAGTTTACTTATACCACAGAAATGGAGAACCTTCAGTAAATAAATGTATTAAGGACGTCTTATTATTATTATGTAATATCCATAATATTGACAAATCTGCGCAGCAGTTAATATTTAAATTCAAAGAAGAAGTAAATATCATTAAAGACACAATCCCAATTCTTGGACAATTACTTCCTGTTGTCCAAGAGAATAATCTTCTAGAAATGTACCCGGAATTAGAAAAAGAGTGGCACTTTGAAAAAAATCAACCTTTTCTACCACAACATTTCAAAGCAAAATCAAACTATTCTGTCTGGTGGAAATGTGATAAAGGTCATGAGTATGATACGAAAATTATTAGTCGTACAAAAGGTCACGGTTGCAGGTTTTGTGAAGGCTTAGAGGTTACACAAGATAATAGTTTATTAAAGTTATATCCAAGCATTGCAAAAGAATGGCACTATCAAAAGAATGGTATTATTACCCCCGATAAAATACATGGCCGTTCTAATAAAAAAGTTTATTGGATATGTCCAAACTGCAATTCCTCATACGATAAAATTGTGAATGAACGTACTGGTGGAAGAGAAAATTGCCCATATTGTGCGGGAAAAAGGGTTAATAACACAAATTCATTAGCAACAATGCGGCCAGATTTAGCCAAAGAATGGCACCAAACTAAGAATGATAAGAAGCCAGACGAAGTATCTACGGGTTCTCATTACTACGCTACTTGGAAATGTGATCGAGGACATACCTATCAGGCATACGTATATGAACGCAGTGGGGGACGAGGTTGTGGAATATGTTATGAAGAAATCGGGCGGTTCAAACCTCATAAGGTTTCAATTGAAAAAAGTATTATAACCAAAAAGCCCTATTTATTAGCCCAATGGGATTTTGAAAAAAACACTGTTATTCCTGAAGAGGTTGGGGCATACGCAAGGCAACTCATTTGGTGGCGGTGTTCAAACGGATGTAGTTGGCAACAAGAGCCAAATTCAAGAAATAGTTCAAGATGTAAAATTTGTAGAGTTAAAGATTGA
- a CDS encoding LysE family transporter — MGVQVLFSFVIYALINAFTPGPGNILALNTMTNYGWKKGKPLYFGIFAGYFFVQALCAFFIFGLDNLINPIMNVLTYAGTIYIVWLAYQVAISKPDNKTSDKQPSFWTGFVLQIVNVKIFLFGITALTGYITPYYSSLGTLLFFEMIIATVGTIATLTWIFFGGLLQKTYIKHYQIVNIILALLLLQCAVSLLLQ, encoded by the coding sequence ATGGGAGTTCAAGTGTTATTTTCATTTGTGATCTACGCACTAATTAATGCTTTTACACCGGGACCCGGTAATATTCTAGCATTAAATACGATGACAAATTATGGGTGGAAAAAGGGAAAACCATTATACTTCGGTATCTTTGCCGGTTACTTTTTTGTACAAGCATTATGTGCTTTCTTTATTTTTGGATTAGACAACTTAATAAATCCAATCATGAATGTCCTTACATATGCGGGAACTATTTATATTGTGTGGCTCGCCTATCAGGTTGCAATTAGTAAGCCAGACAATAAAACTTCTGACAAACAACCCTCTTTTTGGACCGGCTTTGTCTTACAAATTGTGAATGTAAAGATATTTTTATTTGGAATTACCGCACTAACAGGATATATTACACCTTATTACTCATCACTGGGGACGCTTTTATTTTTTGAAATGATTATTGCCACAGTAGGTACGATTGCTACCCTGACTTGGATATTTTTTGGAGGATTATTACAAAAGACATATATCAAACATTATCAAATAGTAAATATTATATTGGCGTTATTACTTTTGCAATGTGCAGTTTCACTTTTACTACAGTAA
- a CDS encoding TIGR02391 family protein produces MTKSGTITIESFELSALEQLSKIIGDRYTGSGITNFFHKAGFTKYQHDGTTKWRFVYEVLQDIQSIPSGQYHIIKIIQLLCNPQEYINNGDYHEEIVGQVNEIIKFYGLKISLETGQIVYTGKKDTRLNRNSQEVKAFDSRNYHEEIRKHGRELFAEGRYFHAVFECCKAFDKYVADKAKLDKHGSDLMSAALSMKGSLKLNKQVTETDRNEQEGIMHLCMGVMRAIRNPKGHELALEWPIDVKDALDILSLLSFLFRQIDKSIYWG; encoded by the coding sequence ATGACTAAATCTGGAACTATTACAATTGAATCATTTGAGTTATCTGCTTTAGAACAACTCTCAAAAATAATCGGTGATAGGTATACCGGTTCTGGGATAACGAATTTTTTCCATAAAGCAGGATTTACAAAATATCAGCATGACGGAACAACCAAGTGGAGATTTGTTTACGAAGTTTTACAAGATATCCAAAGCATACCTTCAGGTCAATATCATATTATAAAAATTATTCAATTACTATGTAATCCCCAAGAATACATAAATAATGGCGATTACCATGAAGAAATTGTGGGACAAGTAAACGAGATAATAAAGTTTTATGGTCTAAAAATAAGTTTAGAGACTGGTCAAATTGTTTATACAGGAAAAAAAGACACTAGATTAAATCGAAATTCACAAGAAGTAAAAGCATTTGATTCAAGGAATTACCATGAGGAGATTCGTAAGCATGGAAGGGAACTCTTTGCTGAAGGTAGATATTTTCACGCAGTCTTTGAATGCTGCAAGGCATTTGATAAGTATGTAGCAGATAAGGCGAAATTAGATAAACATGGATCAGATTTAATGAGTGCAGCATTATCAATGAAAGGTAGTTTAAAACTAAATAAACAAGTAACTGAAACGGATCGTAATGAGCAAGAGGGTATTATGCACCTTTGTATGGGCGTTATGAGGGCAATTCGTAATCCTAAAGGGCATGAACTTGCCTTAGAATGGCCGATTGATGTCAAGGATGCTCTAGATATTCTTTCTTTGTTAAGTTTCTTATTTCGCCAAATTGATAAGTCTATTTATTGGGGATAA
- a CDS encoding TOTE conflict system archaeo-eukaryotic primase domain-containing protein, whose protein sequence is MDELNAVLNKLKELFITVRYKYIKQNNDGNGYQTFNAYENKSHKRLHDGFLVSHLMRENTYGIFCRKTHTKFLTFDVDIPDKAEARRVVLALYESLNGLGIQTDKIFTSWSGTKGYHVDIYFSKEIPYKSMEKLYNAAVKSTLNLLDGIINGQIEKRPSPTQGLKLPLSINFKNKNPLDNICWYVDVQNGFKPIRSLDFILTIEPINAEIIKDLINDLPEVTKSILENVKPIKNETSQDLSHLDLAAETPNSLAALYKNGLKKPNSRNASLCKLAIYFNTLKISKQECEQRLKEWMEKQDPKFYKTPLKTCFQEITRIVNLVYKKNIVLAEGKTEIIVSRSEMLTIYQYPKKLHYTINALLIHSKRFGGENSQFYMTYEQIATAARCSKNKAIDHIKELEQLGLIKVTRNPIAGQPENQPNTYELSLNWLAAEPEITVTVSVDKVDSYRDIRTTLIIKTFPNNEWWNINEILYKAKLQQAIKIQ, encoded by the coding sequence TTGGATGAATTAAATGCAGTTTTGAACAAATTAAAGGAGTTATTCATTACAGTAAGATACAAGTACATCAAACAAAATAACGATGGTAATGGTTATCAAACTTTTAATGCGTATGAAAACAAAAGTCATAAACGTCTGCACGATGGATTTTTAGTGTCGCACTTAATGAGAGAAAATACATACGGTATCTTTTGCAGAAAAACACACACTAAATTTTTGACATTTGATGTAGATATCCCCGATAAAGCAGAGGCTAGAAGGGTGGTTTTGGCTCTCTATGAATCTTTAAATGGCTTAGGTATCCAAACCGATAAAATTTTCACAAGTTGGAGCGGTACGAAGGGATATCATGTAGATATTTACTTTTCAAAGGAGATTCCATACAAATCAATGGAAAAACTCTATAATGCAGCGGTCAAATCAACACTTAATCTCCTAGATGGAATTATTAACGGTCAAATTGAAAAAAGGCCTTCACCTACTCAAGGCTTAAAACTCCCTTTGAGCATCAATTTTAAAAATAAGAATCCGCTTGATAATATTTGCTGGTATGTTGACGTCCAAAATGGCTTTAAGCCTATTCGATCCTTAGATTTTATTTTAACAATAGAGCCTATAAATGCTGAGATTATAAAGGATTTAATCAATGATTTACCAGAAGTAACAAAAAGTATATTGGAGAATGTAAAACCAATTAAAAATGAAACTAGTCAAGACCTATCTCATCTAGACTTGGCTGCAGAAACCCCAAATTCATTAGCAGCGTTATATAAGAATGGACTGAAAAAACCAAATTCCAGAAATGCTTCTCTTTGTAAACTAGCAATCTATTTTAATACCTTAAAGATTTCAAAACAAGAATGTGAGCAAAGACTTAAAGAATGGATGGAAAAACAAGATCCTAAATTTTATAAAACCCCTCTTAAAACTTGCTTTCAAGAAATTACACGAATTGTTAATCTTGTTTATAAAAAGAACATAGTGCTGGCTGAAGGAAAAACAGAAATTATAGTATCTAGAAGTGAAATGTTGACTATTTATCAATATCCCAAAAAGTTGCACTATACAATCAACGCGTTACTAATTCATTCCAAACGCTTCGGAGGGGAGAATAGCCAATTCTATATGACATATGAACAAATAGCAACTGCTGCACGATGCTCTAAGAACAAAGCAATAGATCATATTAAAGAACTTGAACAGTTAGGTTTAATAAAGGTAACAAGGAACCCCATCGCTGGCCAACCAGAAAATCAGCCGAATACATATGAATTAAGTCTTAATTGGTTAGCAGCGGAACCAGAAATTACAGTTACAGTGTCAGTTGATAAGGTGGATTCCTATCGTGATATTAGAACAACTCTAATAATTAAAACATTCCCTAACAACGAATGGTGGAATATTAATGAGATACTTTATAAAGCAAAATTGCAACAAGCAATTAAAATACAATAA